The following are encoded together in the Bos javanicus breed banteng chromosome X, ARS-OSU_banteng_1.0, whole genome shotgun sequence genome:
- the USP11 gene encoding ubiquitin carboxyl-terminal hydrolase 11 isoform X4, which translates to MAVAPWLYGGLCFRFRDQNPEVAVEGPFLLPAAVAVRGGQMAMAAVAANPADTAATAVDHRKPRREKVPGLESQRRQIENGRRRPLRVGESWFLVGHHWYKQWEVYVQGGNQDSSTFPGCINNAELFEDQVNWRLKKGLVEGEDYVLLPAAAWHYLVNWYGLEHGQPPIERKVVELPSTHKVEVYSVELLLVRHSDMDTPHTAQFSQTDSVDLVLHTAREQFLVSPQEETRLWIKNAEGSFERLCNTRVTVLDAALKTGQVVVMETRNKDGTWPSAQPHDTRSTLEEEEDFQGQPGICGLTNLGNTCFMNSALQCLSNVPQLTEYFLKNRYLEELNFCNPLGMKGEIAQAYADLVKQAWSGHHRSIVPQVFKTKVGHFASQFLGYQQHDSQELLSFLLDGLHEDLNRIKKKEYVELCDAAGRPDQEVAQEAWQNHKRRNDSVIVDTFHGLFKSTLVCPDCGNVSVTFDPFCYLSVPLPVSHKRVMEVFFVSMDPRRKPEQHRLVVPKKGKISDLCVALAKHTGISPERMMVADVFSHRFYKIYQLEESLSSILDRDDIFIYEVSGRAAIGENSREDVVLPIYLRERTPARDYNSSYYGLMLFGHPLLVSVPRDRLSWDALYHILLYRLSRYVTRPSSDDEDDGDEKDLEDKDRLPKPGRVTEGSSQDPGLEQAGPSSRVVSRSRAPVDNSPGPSHWPQRARRKHLFTLHTVNSNGTSDRSTFNEDTHAQPYIAIDWEPEMKKRYYDEVEAEGYVKHDCVGYVLKKAPVQLQECIELFTTVETLEKENPWYCPTCKQHQLATKKLDLWMLPETLIIHLKRFSYTKFSREKLDTLVEFPIRDLDFSEFVIKPQNDSARELYKYDLIAVSNHYGGLRDGHYTTFACNKDSGQWHYFDDSSVSPVTENQIESKAAYVLFYQRQDVARRLQTQASSSKPPASSACGAPPKSEFVDVN; encoded by the exons ATGGCAGTAGCCCCCTGGCTGTATGGGGGGCTCTGCTTCCGTTTCCGGGACCAAAATCCGGAAGTGGCCGTTGAGGGGCCCTTCCTACTCCCAGCTGCGGTGGCCGTTAGAGGAGGGCAAATGGCTATGGCGGCGGTCGCAGCGAATCCCGCGGATACGGCTGCGACTGCGGTCGACCACCGAAAGCCACGGCGGGAAAAGGTGCCGGGCCTGGAGAGCCAACGGCGCCAGATCGAGAATGGGCGACGGCGTCCGCTGCGGGTCGGCGAAAGCTG GTTCCTCGTGGGGCATCACTGGTACAAGCAGTGGGAGGTGTACGTGCAGGGAGGAAATCAGGACTCCAGCACCTTCCCTGGCTGCATCAACAATGCTGAACTCTTTGAAG ACCAGGTAAACTGGCGCCTCAAGAAGGGATTGGTGGAAGGTGAGGACTATGTGCTGCTCCCAGCGGCTGCTTGGCATTACCTGGTCAACTGGTATGGTCTAGAGCATGGCCAGCCTCCCATTGAACGCAAG GTTGTGGAACTGCCCAGCACCCACAAGGTTGAAGTGTACTCAGTAGAACTGTTGCTTGTCCGGCACAGTGATATGGACACACCTCACACGGCTCAATTCAGCCAGACAGATTCTGTTG ACCTAGTTTTGCACACCGCTCGAGAGCAGTTTCTGGTGAGCCCCCAGGAAGAGACTCGGCTGTGGATCAAGAACGCGGAGGGCTCTTTTGAGAGGTTGTGCAACACCCGCGTCACAGTGCTTGACGCCGCTCTCAAGACTGggcag GTGGTTGTCATGGAGACCCGAAACAAGGATGGCACTTGGCCCAGTGCCCAGCCACATGACAC GCGCAGCacattggaggaggaagaggacttCCAGGGCCAGCCAGGCATCTGTGGTCTTACCAATCTGGGCAACACATGCTTCATGAACTCGGCCCTGCAG TGCCTCAGTAACGTGCCGCAGCTCACAGAGTACTTCCTTAAAAACCGATACCTGGAGGAGCTCAACTTCTGCAACCCACTGGGCATGAAGGGGGAGATTGCACAGGCCTATGCGGACCTGGTGAAACAGGCATGGTCTGGCCACCACCGCTCCATTGTGCCCCAGGTGTTCAAG ACCAAGGTCGGCCACTTTGCGTCCCAGTTTCTGGGCTACCAGCAGCATGACTCACAGGAGCTGCTGTCGTTCCTCCTGGATGGGCTACACGAGGACCTCAATCGCATCAAGAAGAAGGAATATGTGGAGCTATGTGATGCTGCTGGGAGGCCAGATCAG GAGGTTGCTCAGGAAGCTTGGCAAAACCACAAACGGCGGAATGATTCTGTGATCGTGGACACTTTCCATGGCCTCTTCAAATCCACACTGGTGTGCCCTGATTGTGGCAATGTGTCTGTGACCTTCGACCCCTTCTGCTACCTCAGTGTCCCACTGCCTGTGAGCCATAAGAGGGTCATGGAGGTCTTCTTTGTCTCCATGGACCCCCGCCGCAAGCCGGAGCAG CACCGGCTCGTGGTCCCCAAGAAAGGCAAGATCTCGGATCTGTGTGTGGCTCTGGCCAAACACACTGGCATCTCGCCAGAAAGG ATGATGGTGGCTGATGTCTTCAGTCACCGCTTCTACAAGATCTACCAGCTGGAGGAGTCCCTGAGCAGCATCTTGGACCGAGATGATATCTTCAT ATATGAGGTGTCGGGCAGGGCTGCTATTGGTGAGAACTCCAGAGAGGATGTTGTGCTTCCTATCTACCTGCGGGAGCGCACCCCAGCCCGGGACTATAACAGTTCCTATTATGGCTTGATGCTCTTTGGGCACCCGCTCCTGGTGTCAGTGCCCCGGGACCGGCTCTCGTGGGACGCCCTGTATCACATCCTGCTGTACCGCCTCTC ACGCTACGTGACCAGACCCAGCTCGGATGATGAGGATGACGGGGATGAGAAAg ACCTGGAGGATAAGGATAGGCTCCCTAAGCCTGGACGTGTGACTGAGGGCAGCTCCCAAGACCCTGGGCTGGAGCAGGCTGGACCTAGCTCCAGAGTCGTGAGCAGAAGTCGGGCCCCTGTGGACAACTCTCCTGGGCCATCTCACTGGCCCCAGAGGGCACGGCGCAAGCACCTCTTCACCCTGCACACAGTGAATTCCAATGGGACCAGTGACCGCTCGACCTTCAACGAGGATACCCATG CCCAGCCGTACATTGCCATCGACTGGGAACCAGAGATGAAGAAGCGTTACTATGACGAGGTGGAGGCTGAG GGCTACGTGAAGCATGACTGCGTTGGGTACGTGCTGAAGAAGGCACCAGTGCAGCTGCAGGAATGCATTGAGCTCTTCACCACCGTTGagaccctagagaaggaaaaccCCTG GTACTGCCCCACTTGCAAGCAGCACCAGCTGGCCACCAAGAAGCTGGACCTGTGGATGCTACCAGAGACACTCATCATCCACCTGAAGCGCTTTTCCTACACCAAGTTCTCCAGAGAAAAGCTGGACACCCTTGTGGAGTTTCCTATCCG GGACCTGGACTTCTCTGAGTTTGTCATCAAGCCACAGAACGACTCAGCCCGGGAGCTGTACAAATACGATCTGATCGCAGTTTCCAACCATTATGGGGGCCTGCGGGATGGACACT ACACGACATTTGCCTGCAACAAGGACAGTGGTCAGTGGCACTACTTCGATGACAGCAGCGTCTCACCTGTGACAGAGAATCAGATTGAG tccaaggcaGCCTATGTCCTCTTCTACCAACGCCAGGACGTGGCACGCCGTCTGCAAACCCAGGCCAGCTCGTCAAAGCCCCCCGCATCGTCTGCCTGTGGTGCCCCACCCAAATCAGAGTTCGTGGATGTAAACTGA
- the USP11 gene encoding ubiquitin carboxyl-terminal hydrolase 11 isoform X3 encodes MAVAPWLYGGLCFRFRDQNPEVAVEGPFLLPAAVAVRGGQMAMAAVAANPADTAATAVDHRKPRREKVPGLESQRRQIENGRRRPLRVGESWFLVGHHWYKQWEVYVQGGNQDSSTFPGCINNAELFEDQVNWRLKKGLVEGEDYVLLPAAAWHYLVNWYGLEHGQPPIERKVVELPSTHKVEVYSVELLLVRHSDMDTPHTAQFSQTDSVDLVLHTAREQFLVSPQEETRLWIKNAEGSFERLCNTRVTVLDAALKTGQVVVMETRNKDGTWPSAQPHDTRSTLEEEEDFQGQPGICGLTNLGNTCFMNSALQCLSNVPQLTEYFLKNRYLEELNFCNPLGMKGEIAQAYADLVKQAWSGHHRSIVPQVFKTKVGHFASQFLGYQQHDSQELLSFLLDGLHEDLNRIKKKEYVELCDAAGRPDQEVAQEAWQNHKRRNDSVIVDTFHGLFKSTLVCPDCGNVSVTFDPFCYLSVPLPVSHKRVMEVFFVSMDPRRKPEQHRLVVPKKGKISDLCVALAKHTGISPERMMVADVFSHRFYKIYQLEESLSSILDRDDIFIYEVSGRAAIGENSREDVVLPIYLRERTPARDYNSSYYGLMLFGHPLLVSVPRDRLSWDALYHILLYRLSRYVTRPSSDDEDDGDEKADLEDKDRLPKPGRVTEGSSQDPGLEQAGPSSRVVSRSRAPVDNSPGPSHWPQRARRKHLFTLHTVNSNGTSDRSTFNEDTHAQPYIAIDWEPEMKKRYYDEVEAEGYVKHDCVGYVLKKAPVQLQECIELFTTVETLEKENPWYCPTCKQHQLATKKLDLWMLPETLIIHLKRFSYTKFSREKLDTLVEFPIRDLDFSEFVIKPQNDSARELYKYDLIAVSNHYGGLRDGHYTTFACNKDSGQWHYFDDSSVSPVTENQIESKAAYVLFYQRQDVARRLQTQASSSKPPASSACGAPPKSEFVDVN; translated from the exons ATGGCAGTAGCCCCCTGGCTGTATGGGGGGCTCTGCTTCCGTTTCCGGGACCAAAATCCGGAAGTGGCCGTTGAGGGGCCCTTCCTACTCCCAGCTGCGGTGGCCGTTAGAGGAGGGCAAATGGCTATGGCGGCGGTCGCAGCGAATCCCGCGGATACGGCTGCGACTGCGGTCGACCACCGAAAGCCACGGCGGGAAAAGGTGCCGGGCCTGGAGAGCCAACGGCGCCAGATCGAGAATGGGCGACGGCGTCCGCTGCGGGTCGGCGAAAGCTG GTTCCTCGTGGGGCATCACTGGTACAAGCAGTGGGAGGTGTACGTGCAGGGAGGAAATCAGGACTCCAGCACCTTCCCTGGCTGCATCAACAATGCTGAACTCTTTGAAG ACCAGGTAAACTGGCGCCTCAAGAAGGGATTGGTGGAAGGTGAGGACTATGTGCTGCTCCCAGCGGCTGCTTGGCATTACCTGGTCAACTGGTATGGTCTAGAGCATGGCCAGCCTCCCATTGAACGCAAG GTTGTGGAACTGCCCAGCACCCACAAGGTTGAAGTGTACTCAGTAGAACTGTTGCTTGTCCGGCACAGTGATATGGACACACCTCACACGGCTCAATTCAGCCAGACAGATTCTGTTG ACCTAGTTTTGCACACCGCTCGAGAGCAGTTTCTGGTGAGCCCCCAGGAAGAGACTCGGCTGTGGATCAAGAACGCGGAGGGCTCTTTTGAGAGGTTGTGCAACACCCGCGTCACAGTGCTTGACGCCGCTCTCAAGACTGggcag GTGGTTGTCATGGAGACCCGAAACAAGGATGGCACTTGGCCCAGTGCCCAGCCACATGACAC GCGCAGCacattggaggaggaagaggacttCCAGGGCCAGCCAGGCATCTGTGGTCTTACCAATCTGGGCAACACATGCTTCATGAACTCGGCCCTGCAG TGCCTCAGTAACGTGCCGCAGCTCACAGAGTACTTCCTTAAAAACCGATACCTGGAGGAGCTCAACTTCTGCAACCCACTGGGCATGAAGGGGGAGATTGCACAGGCCTATGCGGACCTGGTGAAACAGGCATGGTCTGGCCACCACCGCTCCATTGTGCCCCAGGTGTTCAAG ACCAAGGTCGGCCACTTTGCGTCCCAGTTTCTGGGCTACCAGCAGCATGACTCACAGGAGCTGCTGTCGTTCCTCCTGGATGGGCTACACGAGGACCTCAATCGCATCAAGAAGAAGGAATATGTGGAGCTATGTGATGCTGCTGGGAGGCCAGATCAG GAGGTTGCTCAGGAAGCTTGGCAAAACCACAAACGGCGGAATGATTCTGTGATCGTGGACACTTTCCATGGCCTCTTCAAATCCACACTGGTGTGCCCTGATTGTGGCAATGTGTCTGTGACCTTCGACCCCTTCTGCTACCTCAGTGTCCCACTGCCTGTGAGCCATAAGAGGGTCATGGAGGTCTTCTTTGTCTCCATGGACCCCCGCCGCAAGCCGGAGCAG CACCGGCTCGTGGTCCCCAAGAAAGGCAAGATCTCGGATCTGTGTGTGGCTCTGGCCAAACACACTGGCATCTCGCCAGAAAGG ATGATGGTGGCTGATGTCTTCAGTCACCGCTTCTACAAGATCTACCAGCTGGAGGAGTCCCTGAGCAGCATCTTGGACCGAGATGATATCTTCAT ATATGAGGTGTCGGGCAGGGCTGCTATTGGTGAGAACTCCAGAGAGGATGTTGTGCTTCCTATCTACCTGCGGGAGCGCACCCCAGCCCGGGACTATAACAGTTCCTATTATGGCTTGATGCTCTTTGGGCACCCGCTCCTGGTGTCAGTGCCCCGGGACCGGCTCTCGTGGGACGCCCTGTATCACATCCTGCTGTACCGCCTCTC ACGCTACGTGACCAGACCCAGCTCGGATGATGAGGATGACGGGGATGAGAAAg CAGACCTGGAGGATAAGGATAGGCTCCCTAAGCCTGGACGTGTGACTGAGGGCAGCTCCCAAGACCCTGGGCTGGAGCAGGCTGGACCTAGCTCCAGAGTCGTGAGCAGAAGTCGGGCCCCTGTGGACAACTCTCCTGGGCCATCTCACTGGCCCCAGAGGGCACGGCGCAAGCACCTCTTCACCCTGCACACAGTGAATTCCAATGGGACCAGTGACCGCTCGACCTTCAACGAGGATACCCATG CCCAGCCGTACATTGCCATCGACTGGGAACCAGAGATGAAGAAGCGTTACTATGACGAGGTGGAGGCTGAG GGCTACGTGAAGCATGACTGCGTTGGGTACGTGCTGAAGAAGGCACCAGTGCAGCTGCAGGAATGCATTGAGCTCTTCACCACCGTTGagaccctagagaaggaaaaccCCTG GTACTGCCCCACTTGCAAGCAGCACCAGCTGGCCACCAAGAAGCTGGACCTGTGGATGCTACCAGAGACACTCATCATCCACCTGAAGCGCTTTTCCTACACCAAGTTCTCCAGAGAAAAGCTGGACACCCTTGTGGAGTTTCCTATCCG GGACCTGGACTTCTCTGAGTTTGTCATCAAGCCACAGAACGACTCAGCCCGGGAGCTGTACAAATACGATCTGATCGCAGTTTCCAACCATTATGGGGGCCTGCGGGATGGACACT ACACGACATTTGCCTGCAACAAGGACAGTGGTCAGTGGCACTACTTCGATGACAGCAGCGTCTCACCTGTGACAGAGAATCAGATTGAG tccaaggcaGCCTATGTCCTCTTCTACCAACGCCAGGACGTGGCACGCCGTCTGCAAACCCAGGCCAGCTCGTCAAAGCCCCCCGCATCGTCTGCCTGTGGTGCCCCACCCAAATCAGAGTTCGTGGATGTAAACTGA
- the USP11 gene encoding ubiquitin carboxyl-terminal hydrolase 11 isoform X6, whose amino-acid sequence MAVAPWLYGGLCFRFRDQNPEVAVEGPFLLPAAVAVRGGQMAMAAVAANPADTAATAVDHRKPRREKVPGLESQRRQIENGRRRPLRVGESWFLVGHHWYKQWEVYVQGGNQDSSTFPGCINNAELFEDQVNWRLKKGLVEGEDYVLLPAAAWHYLVNWYGLEHGQPPIERKVVELPSTHKVEVYSVELLLVRHSDMDTPHTAQFSQTDSVDLVLHTAREQFLVSPQEETRLWIKNAEGSFERLCNTRVTVLDAALKTGQVVVMETRNKDGTWPSAQPHDTRSTLEEEEDFQGQPGICGLTNLGNTCFMNSALQCLSNVPQLTEYFLKNRYLEELNFCNPLGMKGEIAQAYADLVKQAWSGHHRSIVPQVFKTKVGHFASQFLGYQQHDSQELLSFLLDGLHEDLNRIKKKEYVELCDAAGRPDQEVAQEAWQNHKRRNDSVIVDTFHGLFKSTLVCPDCGNVSVTFDPFCYLSVPLPVSHKRVMEVFFVSMDPRRKPEQHRLVVPKKGKISDLCVALAKHTGISPERMMVADVFSHRFYKIYQLEESLSSILDRDDIFIRYVTRPSSDDEDDGDEKDLEDKDRLPKPGRVTEGSSQDPGLEQAGPSSRVVSRSRAPVDNSPGPSHWPQRARRKHLFTLHTVNSNGTSDRSTFNEDTHGVSFSSQPYIAIDWEPEMKKRYYDEVEAEGYVKHDCVGYVLKKAPVQLQECIELFTTVETLEKENPWYCPTCKQHQLATKKLDLWMLPETLIIHLKRFSYTKFSREKLDTLVEFPIRDLDFSEFVIKPQNDSARELYKYDLIAVSNHYGGLRDGHYTTFACNKDSGQWHYFDDSSVSPVTENQIESKAAYVLFYQRQDVARRLQTQASSSKPPASSACGAPPKSEFVDVN is encoded by the exons ATGGCAGTAGCCCCCTGGCTGTATGGGGGGCTCTGCTTCCGTTTCCGGGACCAAAATCCGGAAGTGGCCGTTGAGGGGCCCTTCCTACTCCCAGCTGCGGTGGCCGTTAGAGGAGGGCAAATGGCTATGGCGGCGGTCGCAGCGAATCCCGCGGATACGGCTGCGACTGCGGTCGACCACCGAAAGCCACGGCGGGAAAAGGTGCCGGGCCTGGAGAGCCAACGGCGCCAGATCGAGAATGGGCGACGGCGTCCGCTGCGGGTCGGCGAAAGCTG GTTCCTCGTGGGGCATCACTGGTACAAGCAGTGGGAGGTGTACGTGCAGGGAGGAAATCAGGACTCCAGCACCTTCCCTGGCTGCATCAACAATGCTGAACTCTTTGAAG ACCAGGTAAACTGGCGCCTCAAGAAGGGATTGGTGGAAGGTGAGGACTATGTGCTGCTCCCAGCGGCTGCTTGGCATTACCTGGTCAACTGGTATGGTCTAGAGCATGGCCAGCCTCCCATTGAACGCAAG GTTGTGGAACTGCCCAGCACCCACAAGGTTGAAGTGTACTCAGTAGAACTGTTGCTTGTCCGGCACAGTGATATGGACACACCTCACACGGCTCAATTCAGCCAGACAGATTCTGTTG ACCTAGTTTTGCACACCGCTCGAGAGCAGTTTCTGGTGAGCCCCCAGGAAGAGACTCGGCTGTGGATCAAGAACGCGGAGGGCTCTTTTGAGAGGTTGTGCAACACCCGCGTCACAGTGCTTGACGCCGCTCTCAAGACTGggcag GTGGTTGTCATGGAGACCCGAAACAAGGATGGCACTTGGCCCAGTGCCCAGCCACATGACAC GCGCAGCacattggaggaggaagaggacttCCAGGGCCAGCCAGGCATCTGTGGTCTTACCAATCTGGGCAACACATGCTTCATGAACTCGGCCCTGCAG TGCCTCAGTAACGTGCCGCAGCTCACAGAGTACTTCCTTAAAAACCGATACCTGGAGGAGCTCAACTTCTGCAACCCACTGGGCATGAAGGGGGAGATTGCACAGGCCTATGCGGACCTGGTGAAACAGGCATGGTCTGGCCACCACCGCTCCATTGTGCCCCAGGTGTTCAAG ACCAAGGTCGGCCACTTTGCGTCCCAGTTTCTGGGCTACCAGCAGCATGACTCACAGGAGCTGCTGTCGTTCCTCCTGGATGGGCTACACGAGGACCTCAATCGCATCAAGAAGAAGGAATATGTGGAGCTATGTGATGCTGCTGGGAGGCCAGATCAG GAGGTTGCTCAGGAAGCTTGGCAAAACCACAAACGGCGGAATGATTCTGTGATCGTGGACACTTTCCATGGCCTCTTCAAATCCACACTGGTGTGCCCTGATTGTGGCAATGTGTCTGTGACCTTCGACCCCTTCTGCTACCTCAGTGTCCCACTGCCTGTGAGCCATAAGAGGGTCATGGAGGTCTTCTTTGTCTCCATGGACCCCCGCCGCAAGCCGGAGCAG CACCGGCTCGTGGTCCCCAAGAAAGGCAAGATCTCGGATCTGTGTGTGGCTCTGGCCAAACACACTGGCATCTCGCCAGAAAGG ATGATGGTGGCTGATGTCTTCAGTCACCGCTTCTACAAGATCTACCAGCTGGAGGAGTCCCTGAGCAGCATCTTGGACCGAGATGATATCTTCAT ACGCTACGTGACCAGACCCAGCTCGGATGATGAGGATGACGGGGATGAGAAAg ACCTGGAGGATAAGGATAGGCTCCCTAAGCCTGGACGTGTGACTGAGGGCAGCTCCCAAGACCCTGGGCTGGAGCAGGCTGGACCTAGCTCCAGAGTCGTGAGCAGAAGTCGGGCCCCTGTGGACAACTCTCCTGGGCCATCTCACTGGCCCCAGAGGGCACGGCGCAAGCACCTCTTCACCCTGCACACAGTGAATTCCAATGGGACCAGTGACCGCTCGACCTTCAACGAGGATACCCATGGTGTCTCCTTCAGCT CCCAGCCGTACATTGCCATCGACTGGGAACCAGAGATGAAGAAGCGTTACTATGACGAGGTGGAGGCTGAG GGCTACGTGAAGCATGACTGCGTTGGGTACGTGCTGAAGAAGGCACCAGTGCAGCTGCAGGAATGCATTGAGCTCTTCACCACCGTTGagaccctagagaaggaaaaccCCTG GTACTGCCCCACTTGCAAGCAGCACCAGCTGGCCACCAAGAAGCTGGACCTGTGGATGCTACCAGAGACACTCATCATCCACCTGAAGCGCTTTTCCTACACCAAGTTCTCCAGAGAAAAGCTGGACACCCTTGTGGAGTTTCCTATCCG GGACCTGGACTTCTCTGAGTTTGTCATCAAGCCACAGAACGACTCAGCCCGGGAGCTGTACAAATACGATCTGATCGCAGTTTCCAACCATTATGGGGGCCTGCGGGATGGACACT ACACGACATTTGCCTGCAACAAGGACAGTGGTCAGTGGCACTACTTCGATGACAGCAGCGTCTCACCTGTGACAGAGAATCAGATTGAG tccaaggcaGCCTATGTCCTCTTCTACCAACGCCAGGACGTGGCACGCCGTCTGCAAACCCAGGCCAGCTCGTCAAAGCCCCCCGCATCGTCTGCCTGTGGTGCCCCACCCAAATCAGAGTTCGTGGATGTAAACTGA